Part of the Deltaproteobacteria bacterium genome is shown below.
CGCTTTGGGGAAATTGCCCGCCTCTTCGTAAATGACGGCCAAGTAATAACGCAGTTTGTCCGCCGTCGGGTTTTGTTCCAACACGCGTTCGATCCGCTGCACGGCGTGCGCGTAATCCTTCATTTCATAATAAACCACGGCGATCCGTAACTGCACGGCAAGGTCGCCGGCAGCGTGTCGTTCCAATGCCAGCAACGTGTCCAACGCCCGCTGATATTGTTTGAGGTCGAGCAGCAATTGTCCGAGCGCCATCCGGACTTGGAGATTCTCCGGCTGCAACGCGACGGCTTTCAGATACATTTGCACCGCGCGTTGCGGTTGCTTCAGATGCGTGCCGTACAGCGTTCCCAGTCCGTAGAATGCCTCGAACGCGTCGGGATCGCGCCGCGCCAACGACAACAAGGCCTGCTCGGTGCGGGTATATTGCTTGGCTTGGAGATAGAGCCGCGCCAATGCCAGCGCGATTTCCTTCGGAGGATTGGGCTGGCGCTGCACGCCTTCCAATTCACGAATCGCGACATCGAGCTGGTTATCGAAGGCCAACAGTTGGGCGTGGATCAGATGGGCCTGCGCATGCGTGGGATCGAGCACGAGTACCCGTTCGATGTCCTGCCGTGCCCGCGGCCAATCTTGGAGGCGGATATATTGTGTCGCGCGCTGGAAATAAAGTGATGACCGATCCGGAAACGCCGCGATGGTCTTGTCGAGCGCATCGATGATTTTATGCGGATCTTGTTGCTGCAAGGCCAACTGCTGGCCGCGGAGAAAGACTTGAATCGCCTCTGCGGCGCGCTGATCCGCCGGGGTCTCGCGAATTACACGACGAGCGTCGGGGAGCCCGGGGGATTCGCCGCGAGCCTGAGCGAGACCGCTGCCTCGGCCAATGAGGCCAAGCAGTCCATATATAATGATGATCGCGCCGACACGGTGACCGTTCCCCACGGCGCGGCACTGTAAAAGGAGGGGCACGGAATTGCAAAGAAAAAGAGGGAGGCAGCAAATCTAGTGATCTTCCGAGGACCTGCACGCGCACGAAGCCCCACAATCGATATAGTGTACACAAAAGAGAACGAATCTTTAATTTCCCACCACAGAAACCATTGTCATACCGCATAAGTAAGTCGCATAATAGCGCCATGGTCGTACACAACAACCACAACAAAGGAGAAAATATGAAGCAACGGAACGCATGCAGTACAGGCCTGGGACGGTTACTCCGTCTGGGGTTGGGACTCGTCGTGCTCCCCACCGTCGTGGCGTGCGGGACGGTCTCCGGGACTGTCTCGACGGGGAGTTCGTCCGGAGAAACGGAGTCCGGGGAAACGACAACCGAGAGTACGGCCAGCGACTACAGTAGCATGTTCCCCAGCTCGCTCGCGGTCGCCTCCCCGTTGTCGGTCTCTAGCAGTGCCTCGGCCTCGGTCAGCAAATCGATCGGGACGGGGATCTCGAGCGAATATGCGGCAATCACGGCCGAGATTGAAGCAATCTTGAGCGGCACGACGCCCGCGAGTTGCTCCTTCGATCCCGCGCCGTTCTTAGTGAAGGAATCGAATGCCGATTGTTATGGCCCGACGGTCGATTACGTCGACCATCCGGACACCGGCGGCACGGAAGATGGCGAGCTGCCGGTCGGCGACGTCGGGATCTGGGCCTCGCTCGATCCAGACACGGGCCATGCCTGCGCCTCGGCCCAACTCGATGCCCGGATTGAAGGGATGCAAAGCAAGTCACTCGCCTCATTGGAATCGATGGCCAGCTTGATCTGCGTGGCGGCCGTAAACGGGATTGCGCCGCCGAGCAACAGCACGGTGGATCTGTTGGCCGAAATGAACGCGCTCGGGATCGCTGATACGACGTTCTACATCGCCGAGGTCTCGCATAGCGACGCCTCCGGCAGCGATCAATATTCTTATGTAGTCGACTTGATCTATGCACCGGGCGGCACGTCACACCCGATCGTGGTTCGGATGACCCATGTGCCGACCAGTGACCCGGAGATTTTCCAAGGACGGATCTCGTACCTGGTGAATGACTCGTCGGTCGCCGGCAATTGCTCCAGCTCTGACATCACGCACAACGGATCGCTGTTGTACAATGCAGCGGCTGCGGACGACATGGATCTTGAAATGCGCACGGCCGAATTTTGCGGCTCGGCCGTGGACGGCACGGTGGACGGATTGGTGAATCCGGCCGATAAAGTGTCGAGCACCAACTTGGATGGTTGGGGCAACAGCTTCAACGTCTTCACCGCGAACTTCGATCCGACCACGTTGACCGGTGACTACGCCTTCAGCTGGCAGGCCGGCCCGCAAGACAACTTCACGCGCGTGTTCAACATCCACGCGGACGGCGCCAGCAGCTCCATCCCTTCCGGCAGCGCGTTCTTC
Proteins encoded:
- a CDS encoding tetratricopeptide repeat protein, which encodes MQQQDPHKIIDALDKTIAAFPDRSSLYFQRATQYIRLQDWPRARQDIERVLVLDPTHAQAHLIHAQLLAFDNQLDVAIRELEGVQRQPNPPKEIALALARLYLQAKQYTRTEQALLSLARRDPDAFEAFYGLGTLYGTHLKQPQRAVQMYLKAVALQPENLQVRMALGQLLLDLKQYQRALDTLLALERHAAGDLAVQLRIAVVYYEMKDYAHAVQRIERVLEQNPTADKLRYYLAVIYEEAGNFPKAEAVYDSVPEKSQFYKDAQLRIAIHYADAKDFAAATKVLQQAVRRRPKVVEFYEYLAFVLQEQKNEAGTARVLRQAVRHFPQRQSLLYALAISYERLGQRDDAVAMMKKVLAQQPKNVGALNYIGYTYAEWGKHLDEAEELLQRAVMLKPNDGHILDSLAWVYFRKGDFERALVMIEQANRFAPGEPTILRHAAEILVKLRRIPEARVRLHEAQTLLTKQPTPDPSEVAAIERVTRELANVVQ